In Candidatus Poribacteria bacterium, the following are encoded in one genomic region:
- a CDS encoding LamG domain-containing protein: protein MKLKVLIPFAVIGLMIALTGISLARVESGDFIALYYFDEGTGKKVQDSSGNGNDGEIIGDLKWVDGKIGKGLEFPGESMNLVQVPNSDSLNPTKAITITAWVNLADSNGNRRIVQKSTPGSDNQYRLLLEWGSFKFDAGPGVSPKEITTAIFSTGEWHHVAGVYDGKEIAIYIDGEKVAHQDASGEMTPSTGPLFIGAKWNDPAHPGDYWKGILDEIAIFNRGLTGDEIKEVMEGIGKVFALNPEGKIAVSWGEIKSRY from the coding sequence ATGAAACTGAAGGTTTTGATCCCGTTCGCCGTTATAGGGTTGATGATCGCACTCACAGGGATCTCCCTCGCGAGGGTGGAAAGCGGGGATTTCATCGCTCTATACTATTTCGATGAAGGCACGGGCAAGAAAGTTCAGGATTCCTCCGGCAACGGGAACGACGGGGAGATCATCGGCGACCTGAAATGGGTCGATGGGAAGATCGGAAAAGGGTTGGAGTTCCCAGGGGAATCCATGAACCTCGTTCAAGTTCCCAACTCCGATAGCTTGAACCCCACTAAAGCCATCACGATAACGGCATGGGTTAATCTGGCTGACTCCAACGGCAACAGGAGGATAGTGCAGAAATCCACCCCGGGCAGCGACAATCAATATAGGCTGCTGCTGGAATGGGGCTCCTTCAAGTTCGATGCAGGTCCCGGTGTAAGTCCTAAGGAGATAACCACCGCCATCTTCTCCACAGGTGAATGGCATCACGTCGCAGGCGTCTACGACGGCAAGGAGATAGCGATTTACATCGACGGCGAAAAAGTGGCCCATCAGGATGCCAGCGGTGAGATGACACCTTCAACTGGTCCGCTCTTCATAGGGGCAAAGTGGAACGACCCAGCTCATCCGGGTGACTATTGGAAGGGTATCCTGGATGAGATCGCCATCTTCAATAGAGGATTAACAGGGGATGAGATCAAGGAGGTGATGGAGGGAATCGGTAAGGTCTTCGCCCTCAATCCCGAGGGCAAGATCGCCGTCTCCTGGGGAGAGATAAAATCCAGGTATTAG
- the nifJ gene encoding pyruvate:ferredoxin (flavodoxin) oxidoreductase, protein MERPKITLDGNEATAYVAYHVNEVIAIYPITPSSPMGEHADQWAAEGRPNIWGTVPHVVEMQSEGGASGAVHGSLQRGALTTTFTASQGLLLMIPNMYKIAGELNSTVFHVSARTVASHALSIFCDHSDVMATRGTGFALLASNSVQEAMDFALIAQAATLESRVPFLHFFDGFRISHEIQKVEQLTFDDMRAMIDDDLVRAHRERALSPDHPVIRGTAQNPDTFFQAREAANPYYLACPQIVQKAMDKFAELTGRRYHLFDYIGAPDADRVIVMMGSGAETAQETVEYLTERGEKVGVLKVRLYRPFSVEHFIQALPKTVRAIAVLDRVKEPGAAGEPLYLDVVDALEEATSKGIAQFETAPLVIGGRYGLSSKEFTPAMVKGVFDEMTKDNPKNHFTVGIKDDVTHTSIDYDPNFSTEEPSVTRAIFYGLGSDGTVSANKNSIKIIGEETENYAQGYFVYDSRKAGSLTVSHLRFGPKPIYSHYLISRANFVACHQFSFLERYDVLRVAEPGAIFLLNSPYGPDEVWDHLPRAVQRQIIDKKLRFYVIDAYKIAKEVGLGVRINTIMQTCFFALSNIIPKDEAVKEIKDFIKKTYGKRGEEIVRMNFAAVDRALENLHEVKVPDQVTSTFDMRPPVPDEAPDFVKRVTAEMIAGRGDELPVSAFSPDGTFPTGTTQWEKRNIALEIPEWDPDTCIQCGRCVMSCPHAAIRSKVYSPDLLKDAPPTFKSTDARWRQFKGMRFTIQVSPEDCTGCGVCAHVCPAKNKKDPSRKALNMVFQPPIREQENENWKFFQQLPSVDRSKLNLKLVRDIQLLEPLFEFSGACAGCGEAPYLTLLSRLFGDRAIIANATGCSSIYGGNLPTTPWTFNKEGRGPAWSNSLFEDNAEFGLGMRLALDKQIEYASELLVRLSSDLGDELVGAILNADQSTEAGIQEQRERVRILKEKLERIDKPEAKQLLSMADVLVRKSVWIVGGDGWAYDIGYGGLDHVLALGRDVNLLVLDTEVYSNTGGQMSKATPRGAVAKFAAGGKPTPKKDLAMMAMIYGSVYVARVAIGANEAQAVRAFLEAESYNGPSLIIAYCHCIGHGYDITNGKGVEQQKAAVASGYWPLIRYDPRLKEEGKNPLQIDSKPPSIPLEDYVYNETRYKMLTRSNPEEARRLIKLAQEDVINQWRLYEHFASMPMNGGEEDK, encoded by the coding sequence ATGGAAAGACCCAAAATCACGCTTGATGGTAATGAGGCGACCGCCTATGTGGCGTATCACGTCAACGAGGTGATCGCTATCTATCCGATCACCCCCTCATCTCCGATGGGGGAGCATGCCGATCAGTGGGCCGCTGAGGGTAGGCCGAATATATGGGGCACTGTGCCGCATGTGGTGGAGATGCAGAGCGAAGGAGGTGCGTCAGGTGCGGTACATGGTTCTCTGCAGAGAGGAGCTCTGACCACAACCTTCACGGCCTCACAGGGATTGCTCCTGATGATACCGAACATGTATAAGATAGCGGGGGAGCTGAACTCGACCGTCTTTCACGTCTCAGCCAGGACAGTGGCCTCACACGCCCTCTCCATCTTCTGCGATCACAGCGACGTGATGGCGACGAGAGGAACCGGATTCGCCCTGCTGGCCTCCAATTCGGTCCAGGAAGCCATGGATTTCGCCCTGATAGCCCAAGCCGCCACGTTAGAATCTCGCGTGCCTTTCCTGCACTTCTTCGATGGATTCCGGATCTCACACGAAATCCAGAAAGTCGAACAGCTTACCTTCGATGATATGCGGGCTATGATAGACGATGACCTCGTAAGAGCACATCGTGAAAGGGCCCTTTCGCCCGACCACCCTGTCATTCGGGGAACGGCTCAAAACCCGGATACCTTCTTCCAGGCCCGTGAGGCGGCAAATCCGTATTATCTCGCATGTCCTCAAATCGTGCAGAAGGCGATGGACAAGTTCGCCGAGCTGACGGGGAGGAGGTATCACCTGTTTGACTACATCGGTGCCCCAGATGCCGATAGGGTGATCGTGATGATGGGATCGGGAGCGGAAACCGCCCAGGAGACCGTCGAGTACCTGACGGAGCGAGGTGAGAAGGTCGGAGTCTTAAAGGTGCGGCTGTATCGGCCCTTCTCCGTGGAGCACTTCATACAGGCATTGCCCAAGACGGTCAGGGCGATAGCGGTGCTGGATCGGGTTAAGGAGCCGGGAGCTGCCGGTGAGCCGCTATATCTGGATGTAGTAGATGCCCTGGAAGAGGCAACCTCTAAGGGTATCGCTCAATTCGAAACCGCCCCGCTCGTCATAGGCGGACGATACGGCCTCTCCTCCAAGGAGTTCACGCCGGCGATGGTCAAGGGGGTCTTCGATGAGATGACCAAGGACAACCCCAAGAACCACTTCACCGTGGGCATAAAGGATGACGTGACCCACACTAGCATCGATTATGATCCGAACTTCTCCACGGAGGAGCCCTCTGTGACAAGGGCCATATTCTACGGATTGGGCTCCGATGGGACGGTCAGCGCCAACAAGAACTCGATCAAGATAATCGGGGAGGAGACCGAGAACTACGCCCAGGGGTATTTCGTCTACGACTCCAGGAAGGCCGGATCGCTGACGGTCTCGCATCTCCGCTTCGGTCCCAAGCCGATCTACTCGCATTATCTCATCAGCAGGGCGAACTTCGTGGCCTGCCATCAGTTTTCGTTCCTCGAGCGGTATGATGTGCTGAGGGTTGCCGAGCCGGGAGCGATATTCCTCCTCAACAGCCCCTATGGGCCGGATGAGGTCTGGGATCACCTGCCGCGCGCGGTCCAGCGCCAGATCATCGACAAGAAGCTTCGCTTCTATGTCATAGACGCCTACAAGATCGCCAAAGAAGTGGGCTTAGGCGTCAGGATCAACACCATCATGCAGACCTGCTTCTTCGCCCTGAGCAACATCATACCCAAGGATGAGGCCGTAAAGGAGATCAAGGACTTCATAAAGAAGACATATGGCAAGAGGGGCGAGGAGATCGTCCGTATGAACTTCGCCGCTGTGGACAGGGCGCTCGAAAACCTGCACGAGGTTAAGGTTCCGGATCAGGTCACCAGCACCTTCGATATGCGTCCTCCGGTGCCCGATGAGGCGCCCGACTTCGTCAAGAGGGTGACGGCCGAGATGATAGCGGGCAGAGGCGACGAGCTGCCCGTCAGCGCCTTTTCGCCCGATGGAACCTTCCCGACGGGCACGACCCAGTGGGAGAAGAGGAACATAGCGCTGGAGATACCGGAATGGGACCCGGACACATGCATCCAGTGCGGCAGGTGTGTGATGAGCTGTCCGCATGCCGCGATCCGATCCAAGGTCTATTCGCCCGATCTGCTGAAGGACGCCCCACCCACCTTCAAGTCCACGGACGCCCGATGGCGCCAGTTCAAGGGGATGCGTTTCACCATTCAGGTTTCGCCTGAGGATTGCACGGGATGTGGGGTCTGCGCCCACGTCTGCCCGGCTAAGAACAAGAAGGACCCCAGCCGGAAGGCGCTGAATATGGTCTTCCAGCCACCCATTCGAGAGCAGGAGAACGAGAACTGGAAGTTCTTCCAGCAACTGCCCAGCGTAGATCGCTCGAAGCTCAATCTGAAGCTGGTGAGGGATATCCAACTGCTGGAGCCGCTGTTCGAGTTCTCAGGGGCATGTGCCGGATGCGGTGAGGCCCCTTATTTGACACTGCTGAGCAGGCTATTCGGCGACAGGGCGATAATCGCCAATGCCACCGGTTGTTCTTCCATCTATGGAGGTAACCTGCCCACCACCCCCTGGACCTTCAACAAGGAGGGACGCGGGCCAGCATGGTCCAACTCGCTCTTCGAGGATAACGCCGAGTTCGGCCTCGGTATGCGATTGGCTCTGGATAAACAGATCGAATACGCCAGCGAGCTGCTCGTCAGGCTCTCCTCTGACCTCGGAGATGAGCTGGTCGGTGCTATTCTGAATGCGGACCAGTCAACGGAGGCCGGCATCCAAGAGCAGCGCGAGCGGGTTAGGATCCTCAAGGAGAAACTCGAAAGAATCGATAAACCGGAAGCAAAGCAACTTCTGTCGATGGCCGATGTCCTGGTCAGAAAGAGCGTGTGGATCGTCGGCGGCGACGGCTGGGCTTACGACATAGGTTACGGCGGCCTGGATCACGTGTTGGCATTGGGACGTGACGTGAATCTGCTTGTGTTGGACACGGAGGTCTACTCCAACACGGGTGGACAAATGTCCAAAGCGACCCCGCGGGGAGCCGTGGCGAAATTCGCTGCCGGCGGCAAGCCCACACCCAAGAAGGATCTGGCCATGATGGCGATGATTTACGGCAGCGTTTATGTCGCCCGCGTGGCTATAGGGGCTAACGAGGCTCAAGCGGTTAGGGCTTTCCTCGAGGCGGAGTCCTATAACGGGCCCTCGCTCATCATCGCCTATTGTCACTGCATCGGTCACGGTTACGATATCACCAACGGAAAGGGCGTGGAACAGCAGAAAGCTGCCGTGGCGTCGGGATATTGGCCGTTGATACGGTATGATCCCAGGCTTAAGGAGGAGGGCAAAAACCCGCTCCAGATCGATTCCAAACCGCCCAGCATACCGCTTGAGGATTACGTCTACAATGAAACCAGATACAAGATGCTAACGCGAAGCAATCCGGAAGAGGCGAGACGACTGATAAAGCTGGCGCAGGAAGATGTTATAAACCAGTGGCGCCTATACGAGCACTTCGCCTCAATGCCGATGAACGGCGGGGAAGAAGATAAATAG
- a CDS encoding LamG domain-containing protein, with the protein MRKIALLIGLTCLVAVAISSVGLAKVTKDDLCAVWLFDEGTGKKVLDSSGNGNDGEIIGDLKWVDGKFGKALQFPGESKNLVKIPNSDSLNPTKGITITAWGWLEDTDGNRRFLQKSTPGSDNQYRLLLEWGSFKFDAGPGVNPKEITTPIFSTKVWHHVAGVYDGKEIAIYIDGKKVAHQNASGEMKPSTGPVFIGAKWDDPAHPGDYWKGKIDEVAIFNRGLTEDEIKEVMEKGLKAILAPTTTPVNSGGKLAATWGEIKK; encoded by the coding sequence ATGAGGAAAATAGCTCTGTTAATAGGATTGACATGCTTGGTAGCCGTGGCCATATCAAGCGTTGGCCTGGCGAAGGTAACGAAGGATGATCTCTGTGCGGTCTGGCTCTTCGATGAAGGCACGGGCAAGAAGGTCCTGGATTCCTCCGGCAACGGGAACGACGGGGAGATCATCGGCGACCTGAAATGGGTCGATGGGAAATTCGGAAAAGCCCTTCAGTTCCCCGGGGAGTCCAAGAACCTCGTTAAGATCCCCAACTCTGATAGCTTGAACCCCACCAAAGGTATCACGATAACTGCATGGGGCTGGCTTGAGGATACGGACGGCAACAGGAGGTTCCTCCAGAAATCCACCCCGGGCAGCGATAACCAGTATAGGCTGCTATTGGAATGGGGGTCCTTTAAATTCGACGCGGGTCCCGGTGTAAACCCGAAAGAGATAACCACCCCTATCTTCTCCACGAAGGTATGGCATCATGTCGCAGGCGTCTACGACGGCAAGGAGATAGCGATTTACATCGACGGCAAGAAGGTGGCCCATCAGAACGCCAGCGGTGAGATGAAGCCCTCAACCGGTCCCGTCTTCATAGGCGCTAAATGGGACGATCCGGCTCATCCGGGCGATTACTGGAAGGGCAAGATCGATGAGGTTGCCATCTTCAACAGAGGGCTGACGGAGGACGAGATCAAAGAGGTGATGGAAAAAGGCTTGAAGGCGATTCTAGCTCCGACAACAACCCCCGTAAACTCCGGCGGCAAACTGGCTGCTACTTGGGGAGAGATTAAAAAATAA
- a CDS encoding PD40 domain-containing protein, with protein MKRSLFILLLLTLLPPSYAFEPIRYLTRGYVYDAAFSPDGRYIILALSDGIDLIDLQTLKFSSKPVKGIEVGELQVSPSGIVAGKVYSGNGLIIRIWKMEDDRLEKLFETKIHIGTFAISPDGEKVAISSDDRIWIWDKVRGKMAELTDRRDPAIPTIIRKTATSETRWGPGSPRTNDMVFSTDGRYLAVASSRRAVEVWDLETGRIAVKLDKKGEDDWQDHVAFSPDGRLMAALTFADKQLNVWDVQTGDRLLTLMTSSQDLSFMPDGNLLLVPDRREKLMLLDPITGRILDEMEIPHMVDKMRFSPRGDIFIALGGCPEIWSLKDKRLIGRLEEYNPGYGELTPDGRYIVSILGYTFSVRDTQTGEVKYHLFPEGPFFSEGTLSPDGRLAVVSDWMNLNVIDVGQGRIIRKIPYPEWPHCMAISPDDRELILDDFHMIISLDVMRAKGLSDGKRFEVESSIKDMKLSDDGRLLVLGGYEGNIEVWERVKQGDYKRILFKKKAHPGMDMLIVNSYLGIIATAQRGSYTGKPDTPVRIWSLKDLSLIKEIKGYAPIAFTPEGDRLFLMNGNKLEIWNWARERKIFELPCQYFLLSGDGNTLITIDDKDRMAVWDARKLKNLPPVMLAQVKTGELFQNFPNPFNPDTWIPFKLHRRARVVIGIYDLSGHLVRELDLGIRDPGDYTSKGHAAHWDGRNDYGEAVSSGIYLYRFLQPRSASFRKMVVIR; from the coding sequence ATGAAAAGATCTCTCTTCATTTTACTGTTGCTTACGCTTCTTCCACCCTCCTACGCCTTTGAGCCGATCCGCTATCTAACCAGGGGATATGTATACGACGCCGCCTTCTCGCCCGACGGCAGATACATCATTCTGGCACTTTCAGACGGTATAGACCTGATAGACCTTCAAACCTTAAAGTTTTCATCTAAGCCGGTTAAGGGGATAGAGGTGGGGGAATTGCAGGTTTCACCATCTGGAATAGTAGCGGGTAAAGTGTATAGCGGGAACGGCCTCATAATCCGCATATGGAAGATGGAGGACGATCGTTTAGAGAAGCTCTTTGAAACGAAAATTCATATAGGCACGTTCGCCATCAGTCCCGACGGGGAGAAGGTGGCGATCTCAAGTGACGACAGGATATGGATATGGGATAAGGTCAGGGGGAAAATGGCGGAGCTGACCGATCGGAGAGATCCGGCCATCCCAACGATCATCAGAAAAACCGCCACCAGCGAGACTAGATGGGGTCCAGGGTCTCCGAGGACAAACGACATGGTGTTCAGCACCGACGGAAGATACCTTGCCGTCGCCTCATCAAGAAGGGCCGTCGAAGTGTGGGATCTGGAAACCGGAAGGATCGCCGTTAAACTCGATAAAAAGGGGGAGGATGATTGGCAGGATCATGTGGCCTTCAGCCCAGATGGAAGGCTTATGGCGGCCCTGACGTTCGCCGATAAACAGCTTAACGTGTGGGATGTTCAGACCGGCGATCGTCTGCTCACGCTAATGACATCATCACAGGATCTGTCGTTCATGCCGGATGGGAACCTACTGCTTGTCCCCGATAGAAGGGAAAAGCTTATGCTCTTAGACCCGATTACAGGGAGGATCCTGGATGAGATGGAGATCCCCCATATGGTGGATAAGATGAGGTTTTCCCCGAGGGGCGATATCTTCATAGCGCTTGGCGGGTGCCCGGAGATATGGAGCTTGAAGGATAAAAGGTTGATCGGCAGACTGGAGGAGTATAACCCCGGATATGGAGAATTAACCCCCGACGGCCGATATATCGTCTCCATACTCGGATATACCTTCTCTGTGAGGGACACTCAAACCGGTGAGGTGAAGTATCATCTTTTCCCCGAGGGACCTTTCTTCTCGGAAGGCACCCTGTCACCAGATGGGAGATTGGCCGTCGTATCGGATTGGATGAATCTGAACGTGATCGACGTCGGTCAGGGGAGGATCATAAGAAAAATACCCTATCCGGAATGGCCTCATTGTATGGCGATAAGCCCCGACGACAGGGAGTTGATCCTGGACGACTTCCATATGATAATATCGCTCGACGTGATGAGGGCGAAGGGCCTTTCGGACGGAAAAAGGTTCGAGGTGGAAAGTTCGATCAAGGACATGAAACTTTCCGATGACGGACGTCTGCTCGTTCTGGGCGGTTATGAAGGGAACATCGAGGTGTGGGAGAGGGTTAAACAGGGAGATTACAAACGCATATTATTCAAAAAGAAGGCACATCCGGGAATGGACATGCTGATCGTCAACTCCTATCTTGGCATCATCGCCACGGCTCAGCGCGGGAGCTATACAGGCAAACCTGATACACCTGTCAGGATTTGGAGTTTGAAGGATCTAAGTCTGATAAAGGAGATCAAGGGATATGCTCCCATAGCTTTCACCCCCGAAGGAGATAGGCTGTTCTTAATGAACGGCAATAAACTGGAGATATGGAATTGGGCCAGGGAGAGAAAGATCTTCGAACTGCCATGTCAATATTTCCTTCTGAGCGGCGATGGAAACACCTTGATAACGATAGATGATAAAGACCGGATGGCCGTTTGGGATGCTCGTAAGCTGAAGAACCTGCCGCCGGTGATGTTGGCTCAGGTTAAAACGGGCGAACTCTTTCAGAATTTCCCCAACCCGTTTAATCCCGACACGTGGATCCCCTTTAAACTCCATCGCAGAGCAAGGGTGGTCATAGGGATATACGACCTGAGCGGGCATCTGGTGAGGGAGCTCGATTTGGGAATCAGGGATCCAGGCGACTACACGTCTAAGGGACATGCGGCCCATTGGGACGGTCGGAACGACTACGGTGAGGCGGTTTCAAGCGGGATCTATCTCTATCGTTTCCTTCAGCCTCGATCCGCATCCTTCAGGAAGATGGTGGTGATAAGATGA
- the ispG gene encoding flavodoxin-dependent (E)-4-hydroxy-3-methylbut-2-enyl-diphosphate synthase has protein sequence MNRPHVRQSRKVIVGDIPIGGGSPITVQSMTNTDTRDVKATVDQIHRLERAGCEIVRVAVPDMEAAQALGQIRRSISIPLVADIHFDYTLALKAIEVGVDKLRINPGNIGGEKKVKAVVKAAKERGIPIRVGVNSGSLERDILRRYGHPTPEAMVESAMRHVRLLEELDFHDIVISLKASDVRTTVEAYKLIAERCDYPLHLGVTEAGTFLSGTVKSAIGIGALLLEGIGDTIRVSLTADPTEEVRVGYEILRSLGLRSRGPNFISCPTCGRCEIDLISIAEEVQRRLSHVDKPLTIAIMGCVVNGPGEAREADIGLAGGRGKGVIFKKGRPVKTVPEDQLVDELVHEVERMIDEGK, from the coding sequence ATGAATCGTCCACACGTGAGACAATCCAGAAAGGTTATAGTGGGGGATATCCCGATAGGCGGAGGTTCTCCCATCACCGTCCAATCCATGACCAACACCGATACACGGGATGTGAAAGCGACCGTGGATCAGATCCACAGGTTGGAGAGGGCGGGATGTGAGATCGTCCGCGTCGCCGTGCCGGATATGGAGGCTGCTCAAGCCCTGGGCCAAATCCGGCGATCTATCTCCATCCCCCTCGTGGCTGACATCCACTTCGATTACACCCTCGCCCTGAAAGCAATCGAGGTGGGAGTTGATAAGCTCCGGATAAATCCGGGAAACATAGGGGGTGAAAAGAAGGTCAAGGCGGTGGTCAAGGCCGCTAAGGAGAGGGGGATACCCATCAGAGTCGGCGTCAACTCCGGATCGCTTGAGAGGGATATCCTGAGGAGATACGGACATCCTACTCCCGAGGCCATGGTGGAAAGCGCCATGAGACACGTTCGACTTCTGGAGGAGTTGGATTTTCATGATATCGTCATCTCGCTCAAAGCCTCGGACGTCCGAACCACCGTTGAGGCATACAAATTGATCGCCGAGAGGTGCGATTATCCCCTTCATCTCGGTGTTACGGAAGCGGGAACCTTCCTTTCGGGAACGGTGAAATCAGCGATAGGCATCGGTGCTCTGCTGCTGGAGGGAATAGGGGATACGATTAGGGTTTCACTAACGGCCGATCCGACCGAGGAGGTCCGGGTGGGATATGAGATCCTCAGGTCGCTCGGTTTAAGATCGCGAGGCCCGAACTTCATATCCTGTCCGACCTGCGGGAGATGTGAGATAGATCTGATATCCATCGCCGAGGAGGTGCAACGCAGGTTAAGCCATGTTGACAAACCGTTAACGATCGCCATCATGGGCTGCGTGGTAAACGGTCCCGGGGAGGCGAGAGAGGCGGATATAGGTCTGGCGGGTGGAAGGGGAAAAGGGGTTATATTTAAAAAGGGCAGACCTGTGAAAACCGTTCCCGAGGATCAGCTGGTTGATGAGCTGGTCCATGAGGTTGAAAGGATGATCGACGAAGGAAAATAG